The Lycium barbarum isolate Lr01 chromosome 9, ASM1917538v2, whole genome shotgun sequence genome has a segment encoding these proteins:
- the LOC132611630 gene encoding uncharacterized protein LOC132611630 — MPSSLKFQLPILVSLFFLSSFSFYATANFFNVDIIDELIDPLSASCVINGDITQPRVDLRQSGVHRYPVEVAVHHLNPTLLCNMTSGPRFGTFLLFDFNRDIPRCDIQHKRCTWNIRPEGLFLYFNFEQNLVFNWSMSSSSNL; from the coding sequence ATGCCTTCTTCACTCAAATTTCAATTGCCAATTTTAGTCTCCCTCTTCTTCTTATCATCATTCTCCTTCTACGCAACTGCAAATTTCTTCAATGTAGATATCATTGATGAGCTAATCGATCCATTATCAGCCAGTTGTGTAATTAATGGTGATATTACTCAACCAAGAGTTGACCTTAGACAATCAGGAGTTCACAGATATCCCGTTGAAGTCGCAGTACACCATTTAAATCCTACACTTTTATGTAACATGACTTCTGGTCCTAGGTTCGGTACTTTTCTACTTTTTGATTTTAACAGAGATATACCTAGGTGTGACATTCAGCACAAAAGGTGCACTTGGAATATAAGGCCAGAGGGTTTATTTCTCTACTTCAACTTCGAACAGAATCTAGTTTTCAACTGGTCAATGTCATCATCATCCAATTTGTAA